The sequence caaaacaaaaacaagttcTTCCTAAGATGAAACAAGCCAAGGGAAAGCCCATAgccttactaaataaaaactagactgCACATTGGCACTAGTGTCGTGTCCCCACACTGAACATGATAGAAGCTGCCATTTGcggggaaacagtgcgtaaacatggttcgttcgtgtgctgcttttaactgtaacagtaagaatggaagcaaagaGGAAGATGGAAACAATGTTgcatttcacaggtcagtcatttctgtttgtttgttactttctattacttgtatatacTACcatgcaagacctggactactctcaacagaatccgtaccagccatggccgatgcagggatgctctctttaagtgcaagaagctgcctgatccagcctgtgactgcggggctccataccagactgttcaccacattgtcaatgaacacaggattcgagcctatcacggtgccaaagaggacttcctgctagcaactccagatgcagtgtgctggattgaaggactggatattcagttttaaagacaaacttaagtttcttgtgtgttaatatgtacatatgtatatgtcatttaatttcatgatatgtctgtattagccatacgctaaataataaactcttatatagtattttcattaagaaataatacatcatgagcgtttgtttttgtttaggttttcccttacaaatgattttctacatcagaaatggatagttgctacccggagagagaacttccaaccgacagcaaatcatttgctgtgctctcttcattttgaagagaattgtaacatggaaaattatgtaaatagacgtcaactgaaggacgatgctacaccaaaagtatttgcattcccaactcatttgaaaaaggtatagtgTCCTGGAAATCGTGCAATATAGGTCTAGGTTAACtagtgtggaaatactgtcagtgtgtataattttgaacgttccttttccaggttaccaaAGCAAGGAAACTGCCAAAGCCAAGAAATGCTGAGACAGCAGAAAACATGTGTGTGGATGTGCACGTTTCTGGTTACATTGGAGACCACATTATTCATTTCCATCGAGTCCAAGTAAGCTGAAGGAAAActtcaaaaaaattgaagaaaggacGGAAGCAAAACTTGTGCAATATAAGACTAAGTTAAATACAGTGAACAAAAACTGCAAAAGACAAATGCAGAAGATTTGCAAATtagcaaatattttagaagaactAACAGCTAAAAATTTAGTAAACAATAAAGTAATCTCGCTTATTAACGCTACTCACAGTGACATGTTATTGGAGATCCTAGATAGAAGCAAAAACAGATCACAGCAATATTCGGATAGGTTAAAAGCTTTTGCTAtaactttaaatttttattcacctgCTGCTTACAGGTATGTTCGCAGTACATTTAATTTATCTCTACCACATGTAAGTACTTTACGGAGATGGTACAATTGTATTGAAGGTTTGCCAGGTTTTACGTCAGAAAGTTTTGACATTATAAAGGCAAGAATTGCAAAATCGTCTCGTGAAGTGTTTTGTGTGTTAATGTTTGACAAAATGTCAATGAAAAAGTGTGTTGAGTGAGGTGGAAGTGAATTTGTAGGCTATGTTAATTTTGGGTGTGTGCCAACAACATCAGGACTAGAGGATGTTGAATGTTTATGGCAGCAGGTGTCAACGATCGTTGGAAGACTCCTATAGGATACTTCCTAACTGATGGTGTTTCTGCCTGGGAGAAGAAAACAATTATTGAAATGGCCATTACAATGTTGTATGATGTAAATGTCAGTGTGTTAGCTTTTACTTGTGATGGACTTTCCACTAATATTAAACGGCAAAGGAGTTAGGGGCAAATATTGCTGTTGAAGATATGAAACCCTATTTTTCTCATCCTGTTACAGGTAACAATGCATATGTAATTTTAGATCCTTGCCATATGATCAGTTAGAAATATGTTTGGTACACATAAGAATTTAGTTGATGGGAGTGGAAGGAAAGTCTCCTGGCAGTATATAGAAAAGCTGCATTATACACAAGAAAGGGAGGGGCTTACTCTAGCTAATAAACTGAAATTATTGCACCTGAACTTTGGACaacaaaaaatgaaagtgaagttaGCTGTCTAGGTATCAAGTGCTTCAGTTAGttctgcactgcaatatttatgctGCGATTTAAAATTAGAGGAATTTCAGGGATCTGAAGGAACAGCAGacttttctcttattttttatcaAATATTTGATATGTTCAATTCAAAAAATCCTTTGACTAAAGGATACAAAGCACCAATATGGGAGAATAATATGTGTGTTTGGGAGCCTTTCCTAGAGACAGTAGCTGGTTATTTGACATTCCTTAAGGATGGAAATGTGAAGCTATTATGTAAAGGTAATAGGAAGACAGCTATACTTGGGATATCAGCACTGTGTGAAACTATTAAAGGCTTGTATAACGATGTAATCATGACAAAAAAGATGAACTACTTGCTGATGTACAAGTTTAGCCAGGATCATCTGGAAATGTATTTTTCTTTAGTTAGATCTAGGTTACGATGGAATAACAATGCATCCTACCAACAGTTCAGAGCAGCATATAGGAACCTCCTCCTTTCAAATGAGGTCATACCTAAAGCTACTGCTGTCAGGTTCAAGGTGATGCATGTCTTTTACCTTGGACTGGAAAAAATAAACGTGTTTCGTATGACCCAGTTGAGTTTTGCAACAGCAGGAGATCTGACTGTACTGATGAAAGAAATGTGgagtctgtgtctgaccatgattatGTGATATTACCAAATAACTTAACAGAGTATAGTAGTAATGTTGTTGTATATATTGCAGGTTTTGTCGTGAAACATATGGTAAAGAAATTGAATTACACTTCTTGTGTACATAGTTTTTTTAGTGTAGAAGCAGTTCAGTT comes from Schistocerca piceifrons isolate TAMUIC-IGC-003096 chromosome 8, iqSchPice1.1, whole genome shotgun sequence and encodes:
- the LOC124711567 gene encoding THAP domain-containing protein 1-like; protein product: MVRSCAAFNCNSKNGSKEEDGNNVAFHRFSLTNDFLHQKWIVATRRENFQPTANHLLCSLHFEENCNMENYVNRRQLKDDATPKVFAFPTHLKKVTKARKLPKPRNAETAENMCVDVHVSGYIGDHIIHFHRVQTKLNTVNKNCKRQMQKICKLANILEELTAKNLVNNKVISLINATHSDMLLEILDRSKNRSQQYSDRLKAFAITLNFYSPAAYRYVRSTFNLSLPHVSTLRRWYNCIEGLPGFTSESFDIIKARIAKSSREVFCVLMFDKMSMKKCVE